The following proteins come from a genomic window of Girardinichthys multiradiatus isolate DD_20200921_A chromosome 8, DD_fGirMul_XY1, whole genome shotgun sequence:
- the gas1b gene encoding growth arrest-specific protein 1b: MERVLLLLCCELIIAIGYCGGSPNHNHRPVCWKAILKCHEEPECRYAYDQYLHACASVISGVRKKCPSHCISSLIQLNLTRTGPDLEDCDCATDPVCRSTKQAIDPCVPRTSIMGCTEARLQCETDRACSSAMRDYLFHCRKLFGGQRCSESCRKMIANMRSIPKAQQLDVCICDGTERNICEYIKLSMKTLCTDSSDRLAGSGFSDSEEDTEEDYIYQDDYQYAEHSSSPPTYQKPLKTLTFMVIFTRFI, encoded by the coding sequence ATGGAGCGGGTTCTACTTCTGCTATGCTGCGAGTTGATCATAGCCATCGGTTATTGTGGTGGATCTCCAAACCATAACCATCGCCCCGTGTGTTGGAAAGCCATCCTCAAGTGCCACGAAGAACCAGAGTGCCGTTACGCGTATGACCAGTACCTCCATGCCTGCGCCTCCGTTATCAGCGGAGTACGCAAGAAGTGTCCCAGTCACTGCATATCATCTCTCATTCAGCTCAATCTCACCCGAACCGGCCCGGATCTGGAGGACTGCGACTGCGCCACGGACCCGGTGTGCAGGAGCACAAAGCAAGCCATCGATCCGTGCGTGCCGCGGACCAGCATCATGGGCTGCACCGAGGCCCGGTTGCAGTGCGAGACAGACCGGGCATGCAGCTCAGCAATGAGGGATTATTTGTTCCACTGCCGGAAACTTTTCGGCGGGCAGAGGTGCTCCGAGAGCTGCCGCAAAATGATCGCCAACATGCGCTCCATACCGAAGGCGCAGCAGCTTGACGTGTGCATCTGCGATGGCACTGAAAGAAACATCTGCGAATACATCAAGTTGAGCATGAAGACTCTTTGCACGGATTCCAGCGACAGGCTCGCAGGGAGCGGATTTTCAGACTCTGAGGAGGACACAGAGGAAGATTATATTTACCAGGATGATTATCAGTATGCTGAACATTCAAGCAGCCCCCCAACTTATCAAAAACCTCTAAAAACCTTGACCTTTATGGTAATTTTCACGAGATTTATCTGA